A genomic segment from Desulfovibrio sp. ZJ209 encodes:
- a CDS encoding sigma 54-interacting transcriptional regulator, with protein sequence MARNTPPLISHYARQILDALPDGVFISDASGQTLYINRTYEEVTGIRLEHVEGKNVRLLVKEGIFDHVLNPEIVKTGKPATHAQTLKNGMRLVLSGFPVFDANGEVCLVVTFARDITLLSNLQERVAEQHQLIDHMKDQLVHMSQGGSAEEPVFQSAEMLETITRARCFAATDATVLVLGETGVGKDVMGRMLHNLSNRKDKIFLKVDCGGISESLTESELFGYQPGAFTGASSKGKAGYFEIADGGTIFLDEIGELPLTMQTRLLRVLQDGEIVRIGSSIPRKIDARVIAATNRDLAQCVEEGTFRRDLYYRLNVASVRIPPLRERPDDIAPLAQHFLRMYCSKYHKVLAFMDITLDMLRTHPWPGNVRELQNMVHTLAITLPGPLIAPADLPFHMGAKENIASVYPDIFTTERPLKDIMADMERDFLTKAVEVHGSIQKVAKMFNVSRTTIFRKLRQPPAGAE encoded by the coding sequence GTGGCCAGGAACACGCCCCCGCTCATCAGCCATTATGCGCGCCAGATACTGGATGCGCTGCCCGACGGCGTGTTCATTTCCGACGCCAGCGGCCAGACGCTCTACATCAACCGCACCTATGAGGAAGTGACCGGCATCCGCCTCGAGCATGTGGAAGGCAAGAATGTGCGCCTGCTCGTGAAGGAGGGCATCTTCGACCATGTGCTCAACCCGGAGATCGTGAAAACCGGCAAGCCCGCCACCCATGCGCAGACCCTGAAAAACGGCATGCGCCTCGTGCTGTCGGGCTTCCCGGTTTTTGACGCCAACGGCGAGGTCTGCCTCGTCGTGACCTTCGCGCGCGACATCACCCTGCTCTCCAACCTGCAGGAGCGCGTGGCCGAGCAGCACCAGCTCATCGACCACATGAAGGACCAGCTCGTGCACATGAGCCAGGGGGGCAGCGCCGAGGAGCCGGTCTTCCAGAGCGCCGAGATGCTCGAGACCATCACCAGGGCCCGCTGCTTCGCCGCCACGGACGCCACGGTGCTCGTGCTCGGCGAGACGGGCGTGGGCAAGGATGTCATGGGCCGCATGCTCCACAACCTGAGCAACCGCAAGGACAAGATCTTCCTCAAGGTGGACTGCGGCGGCATCTCGGAATCGCTCACCGAGTCCGAGCTTTTCGGCTACCAGCCCGGGGCCTTTACCGGCGCCTCCAGCAAGGGCAAGGCCGGCTATTTCGAGATAGCCGACGGCGGCACCATCTTCCTCGACGAGATCGGCGAGCTGCCGCTCACCATGCAGACCAGGCTTTTGCGGGTGCTCCAGGACGGGGAGATCGTGCGCATCGGCTCGTCCATCCCGCGCAAGATTGACGCGCGCGTCATCGCGGCCACCAACCGCGACCTCGCCCAGTGCGTGGAGGAGGGCACCTTCCGGCGCGACCTGTACTACCGCCTCAACGTGGCCTCGGTGCGCATCCCGCCCCTCAGGGAGCGGCCGGACGACATCGCGCCGCTGGCGCAGCACTTTTTGCGCATGTATTGCAGCAAGTACCACAAGGTGCTGGCCTTCATGGACATCACGCTGGACATGCTGCGCACCCATCCGTGGCCCGGCAATGTGCGCGAATTGCAGAACATGGTGCACACCCTCGCCATCACCCTGCCGGGGCCGCTCATCGCTCCGGCCGACCTGCCCTTCCACATGGGCGCCAAGGAAAACATCGCCTCCGTTTACCCGGACATCTTCACCACCGAGCGCCCCCTCAAGGACATCATGGCCGACATGGAGCGCGACTTCCTCACCAAGGCCGTGGAGGTGCACGGCTCCATCCAGAAGGTCGCCAAGATGTTCAACGTGAGCCGCACCACCATCTTCCGCAAGCTCAGGCAGCCCCCCGCCGGGGCGGAATAG
- a CDS encoding cobyric acid synthase, with the protein MPEARPRVPALMVQGTCSDAGKSLIAAALCRLFARRGLKVAPFKAQNMALNSFVTLKGEELGRAQALQAAACGLEPDARMNPVLLKPVSDQGSQVIVLGRPVGMMRVRDYIIYKRKAWGAVRRAWAELSEGRDLMVLEGAGSPAEINLRRHDIVNMRMAAHAGAKVLLVADIDRGGAFAALAGTMALLGRADRARVAGFALNRFRGDASLLAPAMEAVSRRTRRPFFGVIPMIPGLRLPEEDSVSFKLGRSPGMGTGQEPAAPGLLDAALIDLPHISNVTDCDALRAEPGLRLRAVRRPEELGRPQLAILPGSRNSMADMAFLRASGLADALRAHALKCLEAGRGAVVGICGGLQLLGERIHDPLGLEAGKNGERTVAGLGLLPLVTELAPGKTLRRAEGTALPTVAGEALPVAGYEIHHGVSESRGAQVIMRNREGAPLGWGRLDGGNTARIWGTYLHGVFDSDSFRHALLGRLRREAGLAPVAGAVWDLGPELDRVADVVAASLDMAAIDALLGL; encoded by the coding sequence ATGCCTGAGGCCCGCCCCCGCGTGCCCGCCCTCATGGTGCAGGGCACCTGCTCGGACGCGGGCAAGAGCCTGATCGCCGCCGCGCTCTGCCGCCTCTTCGCGCGCCGGGGCCTCAAGGTCGCGCCGTTCAAGGCGCAGAACATGGCGCTCAATTCCTTCGTCACCCTGAAAGGGGAGGAGCTGGGCCGCGCCCAGGCGCTCCAGGCCGCTGCCTGCGGCCTCGAGCCTGACGCGCGCATGAACCCGGTCCTGCTCAAGCCCGTAAGCGACCAGGGCTCGCAGGTCATCGTGCTCGGGCGCCCGGTGGGCATGATGCGCGTGCGCGATTATATCATCTACAAGCGCAAGGCCTGGGGCGCGGTGCGCCGCGCCTGGGCGGAGCTCTCTGAGGGGCGCGACCTCATGGTGCTGGAGGGCGCGGGCAGCCCGGCGGAGATCAACCTGCGCAGGCACGACATCGTGAACATGCGCATGGCCGCCCATGCCGGGGCGAAGGTGCTGCTCGTGGCGGACATCGACCGGGGGGGCGCCTTCGCTGCCCTTGCCGGCACCATGGCCCTGCTCGGCCGGGCCGACCGCGCCCGGGTGGCCGGCTTTGCGCTCAACCGCTTCCGGGGGGACGCGAGCCTGCTCGCGCCGGCCATGGAGGCCGTGAGCCGCCGCACGCGGCGCCCCTTTTTCGGCGTCATCCCCATGATCCCGGGCCTCAGGCTCCCCGAGGAGGACTCCGTCAGCTTCAAGCTGGGCAGGAGCCCGGGCATGGGAACGGGGCAGGAGCCCGCGGCGCCCGGCCTGCTGGACGCGGCCCTCATCGACCTGCCGCATATCAGCAACGTGACCGATTGCGACGCCCTGCGCGCCGAGCCGGGCCTGCGCCTGCGCGCGGTGCGCCGCCCGGAGGAGCTGGGCCGCCCGCAGCTCGCCATCCTGCCGGGCAGCCGCAACAGCATGGCGGACATGGCCTTTTTGCGCGCCTCGGGCCTCGCTGACGCCCTTAGGGCCCACGCCCTGAAGTGCCTCGAGGCGGGGCGCGGCGCCGTGGTGGGCATCTGCGGGGGGCTGCAACTTTTGGGGGAACGTATCCATGACCCGCTGGGGCTGGAAGCCGGGAAGAACGGGGAAAGGACGGTGGCCGGGCTGGGCCTCTTGCCGCTGGTGACCGAGCTTGCGCCCGGCAAGACCTTGAGGCGCGCGGAAGGCACGGCCCTCCCGACTGTGGCCGGCGAGGCGCTGCCCGTGGCCGGCTATGAGATCCACCACGGCGTGAGCGAAAGCCGGGGCGCGCAGGTCATCATGAGGAACAGGGAGGGGGCGCCGCTCGGCTGGGGCCGGCTGGATGGGGGCAACACCGCGCGCATCTGGGGCACCTATTTGCACGGCGTGTTTGACAGCGACAGCTTCCGGCATGCCCTGCTCGGCCGCCTGCGCCGGGAGGCGGGCCTGGCGCCCGTTGCCGGCGCGGTGTGGGACCTGGGGCCCGAGCTCGACCGCGTGGCCGACGTGGTGGCCGCGAGCCTCGACATGGCGGCCATCGACGCCCTGCTCGGGCTGTGA
- a CDS encoding DNA polymerase III subunit delta' produces MADAADSPFAAIAGEDFARLRGVLDRLALAPPQTLLLEGGSEAGRLGLARYWACANNCPQALAAAGRGEPATPCLACPACMQVEAGEHLDVLAFDGRIGNREDEENPGPVMAFNMRRARELKSRLRDAPHGPGRRVVLLMGLSPARDEAANALLKALEEPSPHTVFVLLAPQREQLLPTLVSRSFCLTLPWPETTAPDAGLAAWEAALTDFLRTGRGFLEKAAARGGLDAAQAAGLLLSCQKALVHVLAGGAPAASEGPLAAALAPLHDAPRAALCGRWLDEAQEMLRYGVAPARVMEGLASRLFVLLRSGGSPD; encoded by the coding sequence ATGGCTGACGCGGCTGACAGCCCTTTCGCGGCCATTGCCGGCGAAGACTTCGCCCGGCTGCGCGGCGTGCTCGACCGCCTGGCGCTTGCGCCGCCGCAGACCCTGTTGCTCGAGGGCGGCAGCGAGGCCGGGCGCCTGGGGCTTGCGCGCTACTGGGCCTGCGCCAACAACTGCCCGCAGGCTCTCGCCGCCGCAGGGCGCGGCGAGCCGGCGACGCCCTGCCTCGCCTGCCCGGCCTGCATGCAGGTAGAAGCCGGGGAGCACCTTGACGTGCTCGCCTTTGACGGCCGCATCGGCAACCGCGAGGACGAGGAAAACCCGGGCCCGGTGATGGCCTTCAACATGCGCCGCGCCCGCGAGCTCAAGAGCCGCCTGCGCGACGCGCCCCACGGGCCGGGGCGGCGCGTGGTGCTGCTCATGGGGCTTTCGCCCGCACGCGACGAGGCGGCCAATGCCCTGCTCAAGGCGCTGGAAGAGCCGAGCCCGCATACGGTCTTCGTGCTCCTCGCGCCGCAGCGCGAGCAATTGCTGCCCACCCTCGTCTCCCGCTCCTTCTGCCTCACCCTGCCGTGGCCGGAAACAACGGCGCCCGACGCCGGGCTCGCCGCTTGGGAAGCGGCCCTCACCGACTTTTTGCGCACCGGCCGGGGCTTTCTGGAAAAAGCCGCGGCCCGGGGCGGCCTTGACGCCGCGCAGGCGGCCGGCCTGCTCCTGTCGTGCCAGAAAGCACTTGTCCATGTGCTTGCCGGGGGCGCGCCGGCAGCTTCGGAAGGGCCGCTCGCGGCGGCGCTGGCGCCCTTGCACGACGCGCCCCGCGCGGCCCTTTGCGGCCGCTGGCTCGACGAGGCGCAGGAAATGCTGCGCTACGGCGTGGCCCCGGCCCGCGTCATGGAAGGCCTTGCCAGCCGCCTCTTCGTGCTCTTGCGGTCGGGCGGTAGTCCGGACTAA
- a CDS encoding adenylosuccinate synthase — translation MANTVIIGAQWGDEGKGKIVDMLSAESQVIVRFQGGNNAGHTIKVDGEETILHLVPSGILHPGALCLIGNGVVLDPGVFLHELDELAARGVDVSPARLGVSKKAHLILPYHKSLDKAREAKRAGQKIGTTGRGIGPCYEDKAARVGLRAADLADPELVRAKVRHALLEKNILLRELYKFEPLDAEAVSDELLALAPRLLPYVQDTDARLHAAMQAGENVLFEGAQGIHLDIDHGTYPFVTSSNTVAGNAAAGSGVAPSALDRVVGVIKAYTTRVGSGPFPTELLDDAGSYLRTNGHEFGATTGRPRRCGWFDAVVARESVRLNGITDLALTKLDVLQNLPVLKICVAYELNGKTLDYLPQEEGALARVTPIYEEMPGFEEDISGCRTFDELPDTVRAYVERLEELAGARVSIVSVGPGREQTILR, via the coding sequence ATGGCCAATACAGTGATCATCGGCGCGCAGTGGGGCGACGAGGGCAAGGGCAAGATCGTGGACATGCTCAGCGCCGAAAGCCAGGTCATCGTGCGCTTCCAGGGCGGCAACAACGCCGGCCACACCATCAAGGTGGACGGCGAGGAGACCATCCTGCACCTCGTGCCCTCGGGCATCCTCCACCCGGGCGCGCTCTGCCTCATCGGCAACGGCGTGGTGCTCGATCCCGGGGTCTTCCTCCATGAGCTCGACGAGCTGGCGGCCCGCGGCGTCGACGTTTCGCCGGCGCGCCTCGGCGTGAGCAAGAAGGCGCACCTCATCCTGCCCTACCACAAGAGCCTCGACAAGGCGCGCGAGGCCAAGCGCGCGGGCCAAAAGATCGGCACCACGGGCCGCGGCATCGGGCCCTGCTACGAGGACAAGGCGGCGCGCGTGGGCCTGCGCGCGGCCGACCTGGCCGACCCCGAGCTCGTGCGCGCCAAGGTGCGCCACGCGCTGCTCGAAAAAAATATCCTCCTGCGGGAGCTCTACAAGTTCGAGCCGCTGGACGCGGAGGCCGTGAGCGACGAGCTGCTGGCGCTGGCCCCCAGGCTGCTGCCCTATGTGCAGGACACGGACGCCCGGCTCCACGCCGCCATGCAGGCCGGCGAAAACGTGCTCTTCGAGGGCGCGCAGGGCATTCACCTCGACATCGACCACGGCACCTATCCCTTCGTGACCTCTTCCAACACCGTGGCCGGCAATGCGGCCGCGGGCAGCGGCGTGGCGCCCTCGGCCCTCGACCGCGTGGTGGGCGTCATCAAGGCCTACACCACGCGCGTGGGCTCCGGCCCCTTCCCCACCGAGCTCCTGGACGATGCCGGGAGCTACCTGCGCACCAATGGCCACGAGTTCGGGGCCACCACGGGCCGGCCGCGGCGCTGCGGCTGGTTCGACGCGGTGGTGGCGCGCGAGAGCGTGCGCCTCAACGGCATCACCGACTTGGCGCTCACCAAGCTGGACGTGCTCCAGAACCTGCCCGTGCTCAAGATCTGCGTGGCCTACGAGCTCAATGGCAAGACCCTCGACTACCTGCCGCAGGAGGAAGGCGCGCTTGCCCGCGTGACGCCCATTTATGAGGAAATGCCCGGCTTTGAGGAAGACATTTCCGGCTGCCGCACCTTCGACGAGCTGCCGGACACGGTGCGCGCCTATGTGGAGCGGCTGGAGGAGCTGGCCGGGGCGCGCGTTTCCATCGTCTCCGTGGGGCCGGGCCGCGAGCAGACCATCCTGCGCTGA
- the glgP gene encoding alpha-glucan family phosphorylase, producing MEFHNAPVTLFEVSWEVCNKVGGIYSVVSSKALQAVDTFGEDYFLLGPQLQHNAGFEETDEHIWDSIRPALAARNLKCSLGRWNIPGRPKAILVNFDQRYGSNQLLFDLWKNFGVDSLSGGWDYVEPVMFATACGEVIAAIHECLVAPTKGRSVALFHEWMCGAGLLSLKRNAPAIGTVFTTHATMLGRALAGTGRDIYSNLRSINPAQEAAAQNITAKWSMESASAREADAFTTVSPITGEESTVFLGRSPDVITVNGLDMRVIPDFTKDRKVPAAHRAKVMEAAGRFLRTELAPNTRIFAISGRYEMHNKGIDIFLDALARADKNLRGTDASILALCLVMGGHTGVNQAAVSGDPNATDNGLPFICTHHAWNAPQDPIINACRRLGLNNQPDSHVKVIFVPAMLDGHDGFLNMQYEDVISACDMGFFPSWYEPWGYTPQECAAWAVPTLTTDLSGFGMWARNAQKGNDEKSGVAVMPRRGMNFDQSAEMLHTYVLKAATMAPETLAELRTSARDVAELTSWSHFFANYLEAFRIALEKSTARTEQESEAREGMNRVLQASSSVTPFLRPILAVAELPPELSRLRELSNNLWWCWHDKARALFMSLNPQMWDKCHNPIQVLGQADNERLESLVANEEYMRLYTEVMAEFDAYMAEPLRDLDEHVNVKHPVAYFSTEYGITESVPIYSGGLGVLSGDHLKSASDMAVPLFGIGLLYKNGYFKQEIDENGRQVAVYPLNNFSQLPVSMVTDANNAPLYVQLELPGRILYARIWQMKVGRVTLYLMDTDTTRNSEEDRKITDRLYEANREIRLLQEMLLGMGGIRLIRTLGLEPHVYHMNEGHSAFLVIERLLECMGQGMSYDVSTVRVRSNTVFTTHTPVPAGNEAFSIDLMSRYFTHFASKLGLDWGQFVQLGQIEGGNAHNFEMTVLALRFSSWANGVSRLHGEVSRHMWNKLWKSLPLAETPITYVTNGIHTPSYVGTQMHELLNQYLGQGWLQAEPDDPVWAKVDAIPDDTYWAARMTQKEELLDALRAAIPGYAQKYRLNRAERALMESALKPGTLLIGFARRFAPYKRATLLFADPDRLARIINDPERPVAFVFAGKSHPADEAGINILQEVIRMSRDERFLGKIFFMEDYSLAVSRLLSQGCDVWLNTPRRPHEASGTSGMKLPVNGGINLSISDGWWCEGYNRENGWTIGPVVTLELPTDDQNDYSDAEALYTLLEHHVLPLYHDLNNQGLPGRWITMSKRSLKSLTAMYSSNRMVRDYVHEAYCPAAARRDELARDNWELCREVAEWKKDLPVRFGTVKMEEIILSGADGNTMLCGEPVNVRLRLNPGEMKPEEILAQLVIGRTYANGNFRDRPDVLRLEPRANGNGITYSATYIPRRNGAYRYGIRIMPVHKGLSSPLETGLVLWG from the coding sequence ATGGAATTCCACAACGCTCCCGTGACCCTGTTCGAGGTGAGCTGGGAGGTCTGCAACAAGGTCGGGGGCATCTACTCCGTGGTGAGCAGCAAGGCCCTCCAGGCTGTGGACACCTTCGGCGAGGATTACTTCCTCCTCGGGCCCCAGCTCCAACACAACGCGGGCTTCGAGGAAACGGACGAGCACATCTGGGATTCCATCCGCCCGGCGCTGGCGGCGCGCAACCTCAAGTGCAGCCTCGGCCGCTGGAACATCCCCGGCCGGCCCAAGGCCATCCTCGTCAATTTTGACCAGCGCTACGGCAGCAACCAGCTGCTCTTCGACCTGTGGAAGAATTTCGGCGTGGACTCCCTCTCCGGCGGCTGGGACTATGTGGAGCCCGTCATGTTCGCCACGGCCTGCGGCGAGGTCATCGCGGCCATCCACGAATGCCTCGTTGCGCCCACCAAGGGCCGCTCCGTGGCGCTCTTCCATGAATGGATGTGCGGCGCGGGCCTTCTGAGCCTCAAGCGTAACGCGCCGGCCATCGGCACGGTGTTCACCACCCACGCCACCATGCTCGGGCGCGCGCTCGCGGGCACCGGGCGCGACATCTATTCCAACCTGCGCAGCATCAATCCGGCGCAGGAGGCCGCGGCCCAGAACATCACGGCCAAGTGGTCCATGGAAAGCGCCTCGGCGCGCGAGGCCGACGCCTTCACCACGGTGAGCCCCATCACCGGCGAGGAGTCCACGGTCTTCCTCGGCCGCTCGCCCGATGTGATCACCGTGAACGGCCTCGACATGCGCGTCATCCCGGACTTCACCAAGGACCGCAAGGTGCCCGCCGCCCACCGCGCCAAGGTGATGGAGGCGGCGGGCCGCTTCCTGCGCACCGAGCTTGCCCCGAACACGCGCATCTTCGCCATCTCAGGGCGCTACGAGATGCACAACAAGGGCATCGACATCTTCCTCGACGCGCTGGCACGCGCGGACAAGAACCTGCGCGGCACGGACGCCTCCATCCTGGCGCTCTGCCTCGTCATGGGCGGCCACACCGGCGTCAACCAGGCCGCGGTCTCGGGCGACCCCAACGCCACGGACAACGGGCTGCCCTTCATCTGCACGCACCACGCCTGGAACGCCCCGCAGGACCCCATCATCAACGCCTGCCGGCGCCTCGGCCTCAACAACCAGCCGGACAGCCACGTCAAGGTCATTTTCGTGCCGGCCATGCTGGACGGGCACGACGGCTTCCTCAACATGCAGTATGAGGATGTCATCTCGGCCTGCGACATGGGCTTCTTCCCCTCCTGGTACGAGCCCTGGGGCTACACCCCGCAGGAATGCGCGGCCTGGGCCGTGCCCACCCTCACCACCGACCTTTCCGGCTTCGGCATGTGGGCGCGCAACGCCCAGAAGGGCAACGACGAAAAGAGCGGCGTGGCCGTCATGCCGAGGCGCGGCATGAACTTCGACCAGAGCGCGGAAATGCTGCACACCTATGTGCTCAAGGCCGCCACCATGGCCCCGGAGACCCTCGCCGAGCTGCGCACAAGCGCGCGCGACGTGGCCGAGCTCACTTCCTGGAGCCACTTCTTCGCCAACTATCTCGAGGCTTTCCGCATCGCGCTCGAGAAATCCACGGCCCGCACCGAGCAGGAGAGCGAGGCGCGCGAGGGCATGAACCGCGTGCTCCAGGCCTCCTCCTCGGTGACGCCTTTCCTCCGGCCCATCCTCGCCGTGGCAGAGCTGCCGCCCGAGCTCTCGCGGCTGCGCGAGCTCTCCAACAATCTCTGGTGGTGCTGGCACGACAAGGCGCGGGCGCTCTTCATGAGCCTGAACCCGCAGATGTGGGACAAGTGCCACAATCCCATCCAGGTGCTCGGCCAGGCGGACAACGAGCGCCTCGAGAGCCTTGTCGCCAATGAGGAATACATGCGCCTCTACACCGAGGTCATGGCCGAGTTCGACGCCTACATGGCCGAGCCGCTGCGCGACCTCGACGAGCATGTCAACGTCAAGCACCCCGTGGCCTACTTCTCCACCGAGTACGGCATCACCGAGTCCGTGCCCATCTATTCGGGCGGCCTCGGCGTGCTCTCCGGCGACCACCTCAAGAGCGCCTCGGACATGGCCGTGCCGCTCTTCGGCATCGGCCTGCTCTACAAGAACGGCTATTTCAAGCAGGAGATCGACGAGAACGGGCGCCAGGTGGCCGTCTATCCGCTCAACAACTTCTCGCAGCTGCCCGTGAGCATGGTTACCGACGCCAACAACGCGCCGCTCTATGTGCAGCTGGAGCTGCCCGGCCGCATCCTCTACGCGCGCATCTGGCAGATGAAGGTCGGCCGCGTCACCCTCTACCTCATGGATACGGACACCACCCGTAACAGCGAGGAGGACCGCAAGATTACCGACCGCCTCTACGAGGCCAACCGCGAGATCCGCCTGCTCCAGGAAATGCTCCTCGGCATGGGCGGCATCCGCCTCATCCGCACCCTCGGGCTGGAGCCCCATGTCTACCACATGAACGAGGGGCACTCCGCCTTCCTCGTCATCGAGCGCCTGCTCGAGTGCATGGGCCAGGGCATGAGCTATGACGTGTCCACGGTGCGCGTGCGCTCCAACACGGTGTTCACCACGCACACGCCTGTCCCGGCGGGCAACGAGGCCTTCTCCATCGACCTCATGAGCCGCTATTTCACCCACTTCGCCAGCAAGCTCGGCCTTGACTGGGGCCAGTTCGTCCAGCTCGGCCAGATCGAGGGCGGCAATGCCCATAACTTCGAGATGACGGTGCTGGCGCTCAGGTTCTCCTCCTGGGCCAACGGCGTGAGCCGCCTGCACGGCGAGGTCTCCAGGCACATGTGGAACAAGCTCTGGAAGAGCCTGCCGCTCGCCGAAACGCCCATCACCTATGTCACCAACGGCATCCACACGCCCTCCTATGTGGGCACGCAGATGCACGAGCTGCTCAACCAGTACCTCGGGCAGGGCTGGCTCCAGGCCGAGCCGGACGACCCGGTGTGGGCCAAGGTGGACGCCATCCCGGACGACACCTACTGGGCCGCGCGCATGACCCAGAAGGAAGAGCTGCTGGACGCCCTGCGCGCCGCCATCCCCGGCTACGCGCAGAAGTACCGCTTAAACCGCGCCGAGCGCGCCCTCATGGAGAGCGCCCTCAAGCCGGGCACCCTGCTCATCGGTTTCGCGCGTCGTTTTGCGCCCTACAAGCGCGCCACCCTGCTCTTCGCCGACCCCGACCGCCTCGCCCGGATCATCAACGATCCCGAGCGCCCGGTGGCCTTTGTGTTCGCCGGCAAGTCGCACCCGGCGGACGAGGCGGGCATCAACATCCTCCAGGAAGTCATCAGGATGAGCCGGGACGAGCGCTTCCTCGGCAAGATCTTCTTCATGGAGGATTACAGCCTCGCGGTCTCGCGGCTGCTCTCGCAGGGCTGCGACGTGTGGCTCAACACACCGCGCCGGCCGCATGAGGCCTCGGGCACCAGCGGCATGAAGCTGCCCGTCAACGGCGGCATCAACCTGAGCATCTCCGACGGCTGGTGGTGCGAGGGCTACAACCGCGAAAACGGCTGGACCATCGGCCCGGTTGTCACGCTGGAACTGCCCACGGACGACCAGAACGACTACTCCGACGCCGAGGCCCTGTACACCCTGCTCGAGCACCATGTGCTGCCGCTCTACCATGACCTCAACAACCAGGGGCTCCCGGGCCGGTGGATCACCATGTCCAAGCGCTCGCTCAAGAGCCTGACCGCCATGTACAGCAGCAACCGCATGGTCCGCGACTATGTGCACGAGGCCTACTGCCCGGCCGCGGCGCGCCGCGACGAGCTCGCGCGGGACAACTGGGAGCTCTGCCGCGAAGTGGCCGAGTGGAAGAAGGACCTGCCCGTACGCTTCGGCACCGTGAAGATGGAAGAGATCATCCTGAGCGGCGCGGACGGCAACACCATGCTCTGCGGCGAGCCGGTCAACGTGCGCCTGCGCCTCAACCCGGGCGAGATGAAGCCCGAGGAGATCCTGGCGCAGCTCGTCATCGGCCGCACCTACGCCAACGGCAACTTCCGCGACCGGCCCGACGTGCTCCGGCTGGAGCCGCGCGCCAATGGCAACGGCATCACCTATTCGGCCACCTATATCCCGCGCCGCAACGGCGCCTACCGCTACGGCATCAGGATCATGCCCGTGCACAAGGGCCTGTCCTCGCCGCTGGAGACCGGGCTCGTGCTCTGGGGCTAG
- a CDS encoding glycoside hydrolase family 57 protein, whose translation MPALCLCYEVHEPYRLRRYTVFDMGQNSIYEDDDKNCDILLYTARACYLPMNDLLLKLIRRFGKDFKVCFSISGTALDQFEQYAPEVLESFQALAATGSVEFACETAPHSFSFLYSKPEFVRQVEDHAKRIKRLFGKKPVTYRNAELVYNNAMGVALGELGYKAVMAEGADHVLGWRSPNYLYSPIDAPKVKLFLRNIRLSTDLGRRFSDQSWDQWPLTAEKYAGWIHSLAGDAEVINIFNDYHVFGLRNTRESGIFAFMEALPDRILANKDFHFATPAEAVKKLPSVGELDVPDFMSWDYEGRDLTAWLGNDMQKDAIHTLYKMTDRVHALGAPDITRDFERLQSSDHFHYMSTKWFTAFAPDRPNPFPSPYDAYITYMNVLSDLEMRVTAAEAEWELVDDVEKMARKITPARGEAKKSGGKTKAKAAPEKAAAKKPAARKPAAPKAAPAKKAAPKKAPPRAAGAAKGAKKSAPAKKSGEKKA comes from the coding sequence ATGCCAGCTCTCTGCCTTTGCTACGAAGTGCATGAACCGTACAGGCTGCGTCGCTACACGGTCTTTGACATGGGCCAGAACTCCATCTACGAGGACGATGACAAGAACTGCGACATCCTCCTCTACACCGCGCGCGCCTGCTACCTGCCCATGAACGACCTTCTCCTCAAGCTCATCCGCCGCTTCGGGAAGGACTTCAAGGTCTGCTTCTCCATTTCCGGCACGGCGCTCGACCAGTTCGAGCAGTACGCGCCCGAGGTTCTGGAGAGCTTCCAGGCGCTGGCCGCCACGGGCAGCGTGGAATTCGCTTGCGAGACGGCGCCGCACAGCTTCTCCTTCCTCTATTCCAAGCCGGAATTCGTGCGCCAGGTGGAGGACCACGCCAAGCGCATCAAGCGCCTCTTCGGCAAGAAGCCCGTCACCTACCGCAATGCGGAACTCGTGTACAACAACGCCATGGGCGTCGCGCTTGGCGAGCTCGGCTACAAGGCGGTGATGGCCGAAGGCGCGGACCATGTGCTCGGCTGGCGCAGCCCCAACTATCTCTACAGCCCCATCGACGCGCCCAAGGTGAAGCTCTTTTTGCGCAATATCCGCCTCTCCACCGACCTTGGCCGCCGCTTCAGCGACCAGTCGTGGGACCAGTGGCCGCTCACCGCGGAGAAATACGCGGGCTGGATCCACAGCCTGGCCGGCGATGCGGAGGTCATCAACATCTTCAACGACTACCACGTGTTCGGCCTGCGCAACACGCGCGAGTCCGGCATCTTCGCCTTCATGGAGGCGCTGCCCGACCGCATCCTCGCCAACAAGGACTTCCACTTCGCAACGCCCGCCGAGGCCGTGAAAAAGCTCCCCAGCGTGGGCGAGCTGGACGTGCCCGACTTCATGAGCTGGGACTACGAGGGCCGCGACCTCACCGCATGGCTCGGCAACGACATGCAGAAGGACGCCATCCACACCCTCTACAAGATGACCGACCGCGTACACGCCCTCGGCGCGCCTGACATCACGAGGGATTTTGAGCGCTTGCAAAGCTCCGACCACTTCCATTATATGTCCACCAAGTGGTTCACGGCCTTTGCGCCCGACAGGCCCAATCCCTTCCCGAGCCCCTATGACGCCTATATCACCTATATGAACGTGCTCTCCGACCTTGAGATGCGCGTGACCGCGGCGGAGGCGGAGTGGGAACTGGTGGACGACGTGGAAAAGATGGCCCGCAAGATCACCCCCGCCAGGGGCGAAGCGAAAAAGTCCGGGGGCAAGACGAAGGCCAAGGCCGCCCCGGAAAAGGCTGCCGCCAAAAAGCCCGCTGCCAGGAAACCCGCGGCCCCCAAGGCGGCGCCCGCAAAGAAGGCCGCGCCCAAAAAGGCACCCCCCAGGGCCGCCGGCGCCGCCAAGGGCGCGAAGAAATCCGCCCCGGCCAAAAAGTCCGGGGAAAAGAAGGCCTGA